Proteins from a genomic interval of Methanobacteriaceae archaeon:
- a CDS encoding class I SAM-dependent methyltransferase family protein encodes MKWKKIGHVLLVDKDIENPKKLLEMKGIETVVKLGNIGGKKREPDVKILAGSNTETIHRENGCIFKLDVARVMWSKGNTNERMRIANIIGEGERVLDMFAGIGYFTIPAAVHSKAEIIHSIEINPVSYGYLNENMSLNKVENIVKPVLGDSMDIAPQFSVDRVLMGYIGNTQDYLKSAIAALDESGIIHYHESVYEKIKFERPEERIRKSAGGMDVEILNKRVIKKYSPGVVHVVIDAKITK; translated from the coding sequence ATGAAATGGAAAAAGATTGGCCACGTGTTATTAGTGGATAAAGACATTGAAAATCCTAAAAAACTTCTTGAAATGAAAGGAATTGAAACTGTGGTCAAGTTAGGTAATATTGGTGGCAAAAAAAGAGAACCTGATGTTAAAATACTTGCGGGTTCCAATACCGAAACTATACATCGTGAAAATGGCTGCATATTCAAGCTGGATGTGGCCAGGGTAATGTGGTCTAAAGGTAATACCAATGAGAGAATGAGAATAGCCAATATTATTGGGGAAGGGGAAAGAGTGCTGGATATGTTTGCGGGTATTGGTTATTTTACCATTCCCGCAGCAGTTCACTCTAAAGCAGAAATAATTCATTCTATTGAAATAAATCCTGTGTCTTACGGTTATTTAAATGAAAATATGTCATTAAATAAAGTGGAGAATATTGTCAAGCCTGTTTTAGGAGATTCTATGGATATTGCCCCTCAGTTTTCTGTAGATAGGGTTTTGATGGGATATATTGGTAACACTCAGGACTATCTTAAATCTGCAATTGCTGCTCTCGATGAATCGGGAATTATTCATTATCATGAGTCGGTTTATGAAAAAATAAAATTCGAAAGGCCAGAGGAGAGAATCCGAAAGTCTGCTGGTGGTATGGATGTTGAGATTCTTAATAAGAGAGTTATAAAAAAATATTCGCCGGGAGTTGTACATGTGGTTATAGATGCTAAAATAACTAAATAG
- a CDS encoding formate--phosphoribosylaminoimidazolecarboxamide ligase, whose protein sequence is MSKVNRDEILSILAKYDKKDITIATLGSHTSLHILKGAKKEGFKTAVVCEKGREVPYQRFKVADEYIIVDKFSDIVNEDVQEQLRAMNSIVIPHGSFIAYAGLDRIENDFNVPMFGNRDILRWEAERNLERQIMMESDIRMPLKFDNSEDIDRTVMVKFPGARGGKGYFVASTKEEFDAKIANMLEREWIEEEDVPKAHIEEYVSGTNFCIHYFYSALNDEVELLGMDSRFESNIDGLVRIPAKDQLDIGLDPSYVITGNHPVVMRESLLPQVFEIGDNLVESAKKLVKPGMNGPFCLQTMCTDNLEIVTFEMSARIDGGTNTFMNGSAYSHLLFGEEMSMGQRIAREIKNAISEDKLDDLIT, encoded by the coding sequence ATGAGTAAAGTAAACAGAGATGAAATTTTAAGTATCCTTGCCAAATATGACAAGAAAGACATTACAATTGCTACTTTAGGAAGTCACACTTCCCTTCATATTTTAAAAGGAGCAAAAAAAGAAGGATTTAAAACTGCAGTAGTTTGTGAAAAAGGGCGAGAAGTTCCATATCAAAGATTTAAAGTGGCCGATGAATACATAATAGTTGATAAATTCAGCGATATTGTAAATGAAGATGTTCAAGAGCAACTTCGGGCCATGAACAGTATAGTAATCCCTCACGGATCTTTTATAGCATATGCTGGTCTGGATAGGATTGAAAACGATTTTAATGTTCCTATGTTTGGTAACCGAGATATACTACGCTGGGAAGCTGAAAGAAATTTAGAAAGGCAGATAATGATGGAATCGGACATAAGAATGCCTCTTAAATTCGATAATTCCGAAGATATTGACCGTACAGTTATGGTCAAATTCCCTGGAGCACGTGGTGGAAAAGGATACTTTGTAGCATCTACTAAAGAAGAATTTGATGCTAAAATAGCTAATATGCTAGAGCGTGAATGGATTGAAGAAGAAGATGTTCCTAAAGCCCATATAGAAGAATATGTTTCTGGTACCAATTTCTGTATCCACTATTTCTATTCCGCATTAAATGATGAAGTGGAACTTTTAGGTATGGACAGCCGATTTGAATCCAACATTGATGGTCTGGTAAGAATACCTGCTAAAGACCAATTAGATATCGGCCTGGACCCATCTTACGTTATAACTGGTAACCATCCAGTGGTAATGAGAGAATCCCTGCTTCCTCAAGTTTTTGAAATTGGGGACAATCTAGTTGAATCTGCTAAAAAATTAGTAAAACCTGGAATGAATGGTCCATTCTGTTTACAGACCATGTGTACTGACAACTTAGAAATTGTAACTTTTGAAATGAGTGCGCGTATAGATGGAGGAACAAACACTTTTATGAATGGTTCTGCATACAGCCACTTATTATTTGGAGAAGAAATGAGTATGGGTCAGAGAATTGCTCGGGAAATTAAAAACGCAATTTCTGAAGACAAGCTAGATGATTTAATCACTTAG